CACTCGCAGTCGATGCCGTACCGCTTGACCGTGTCCTCGATCGCGTTCAGGTTGGCCAGGCCCTGGCGCTCCAGCTCGGCCAGTTCGCCCGGCCAGCGCTGGAGGCCGTTGCCGAAGCCGTGGGTGAGGCTGGAGGCGCAGAAGCCGCCGTTGCGCCCGGACGCCGCCCAGCCGATCTCGTTCCCCTCGATCAGGACCACGTCCAGCGAGGGGTCGCGCTCCTTGGCGATCAGTGCCGTCCAGAGTCCGGAGTAGCCGCCCCCGACCACCAGCAGGTCGCACCTGGTGTCACCCACCAGCGCGGCCAGGGCCTCCGGGCGACCCGGGTCCTCCAGCCAGAAGGGGGTCGGTCGGGCATCACTGAGCGCACGGGCGGAGTCCATGCCTATCAGCTACTTTCTACGGATTGACGGTATTTCAGACAGTACGTACAGATTGTCAGGCGCTGGCCTTCCGACGGTTGCCGACCCACTGGCCGACCACCGTCAGCACCACGGCGGCGAGGAACATCGCGGTGCCGATCACGTTGACCTGCACCGGGATGCCGCGCTGCGAGGCACCCCAGACGAACATCGGGAAGGTGACCGTGGTCGGTCCCGAGTTGAACTGGGTGATGATGAAGTCGTCGAAGGAGAGCGCGAAGCTGAGCAGCGCGCCGGCCGCGATGCCGGGGGCGGCGAGCGGCAGGGTCACCTTCAGGAAGGTCTGCACCGGGGTGGCGTAGAGGTCCTGGGCGGCCTGTTCCAGCCGCGGGTCCATGCTCATCACGCGGGCCTTGACCGCCGTCACCACGAAGCTCAGGCAGAACATGATGTGCGCGATCAGGATCGTGGTGAAGCCGAACGGGATCCGCATGTTGAGGAACAGGGTGCCGAGCGAGGCGGCCATCACCACCTCGGGCATCGCCATCGGCAGGAAGATCAGGCCGGTCGCCCCGCCCCGTCCCCGGAACCGGTAGCGGGCCAGCGCGAAGGCGACCATGGTGCCGAGCACGGTGGCGCCGACGGTGGCCAGCACCGCGATCTGCAGGCTGAGCGAGAGCGAGCCGCACATGTCGGCGACGCCGCACGGGTCGGTCCAGGCATCGGTGGAGAACTGGTTCCACTCGTAGTTGAACTTGCCGCTGGGCTTGTTGAACGAGAACGCCAGCACCACCAGGTTGGGCAGCACCAGGTAGGCCAGGGCGAGCAGCCCGGCCAGCACCACGAGGTGGGCGCGGACCCACTTGAGCAGACGAGACATCAGACCAGCTCCTCCGTCCCGGCCTTGCGCATGTAGACCGTCACCATGCCCAGGATCAGGGCCATCAGAATGAAGCTCAGCGCGGCGGCCGTCGGGTAGTCGAGCACGTTCAGGAACTGCTTCTGGATCGCGTTGCCGATCATCTGCTCGCTCGGCGAGCCGAGCAGCTGGGCGTTGATGTAGTCGCCCGAGGCCGGGATGAAGGTGAGCAGCGTGCCCGCCACCACACCCGGCAGCGAGATCGGGAAGGTGACCTTGCGGAAGGTGGTGAACGGCCGCGCGTACAGGTCACCGGCGGCCTCGTGCAGCCGGGGGTCGATCCGCTCCAGCGAGGTGTAGAGCGGCAGGATCATGAACGGCAGGAAGTTGTACGTCAGGCCGCAGATCACCGCGAGCGGGGTGGCCAGCAGCCGCTGACCGGTGGTCAGGCCCAGCGCGTCGGTGAGGCTCAGCAGGTGCAGCGCGTTCAGCGTCTCCACCACCGGGCCGCTGTCCGACAGGATGGTCTTCCAGGCCAGCGTGCGGATCAGGAAGCTGGTGAAGAACGGCGCGATCACCAGGATCAGGATGACGTTCCGCCACCGCTTGCTCGCCTTGAAGGCGATCGTGTACGCCAGCGGGTAGCCGATCGCCAGGCAGAGCAGAGTGGCGACCGCGGAGAAGCCGAACGAGCGGACGAAGTGCCACTTGTACTCGCTGAGCGCGTCCCAGTACGTCGAGAAGTGCCAGGTCAGCTGGAAGCCCTGCTCCAGCGAGCCGGTCTGCAGCGAGGTGGAGGCCTGGTAGACCATCGGCACCACGAAGAAGACCACCAGCCAGGCGAGGCCGGGCAGCAGCAGCCAGTACGGCGTCAGCCTGCGGCGCGGCGGCCGTTCCTGAGGAGGTATCACCTGGGTCGGTGCCGCCTCGGTGGTCGCGGTCACGCGGCGGCCTCCCCGGTGCCGGCGTCGATCGCCTGGGCGGCGTCGAGGCCGAAGGAGTGCGCCGGGTTCCAGTGCAGGACGACCGGGGCGCCGGGGGTGAGCCGGGTGTCGCGGTCCATGTTCTGTTCGAAGACCGCGAGTTCCTGGCCGGTCTCGGCGCGCACCACGTACTGGGTGGAGACGCCGATGAAGCTGGAGTCGACCACGGTGCCGGTGAGCCGGTTGCGGCCCTCGGCCACCTCGCTGTCGGCGCCCGCGATGGTGATCTTCTCCGGGCGGACGCCCAGGTAGACGCTGCTCGCCTCGGTGGCGCACCGCGCCCGGGGCACGGCCAGCCGGGTGCCGCCGGCGCTGAGCAGCAGCGAGCCGTCGGCGCTGCCGGTGACCTCGGCCGGGATCAGGTTGGACTGGCCGAGGAAGTTGGCCACGAAGGTGCTGCCCGGGTTCTCGTACAGGTCGGCGGGGGCGCCGAGCTGCTCGACCCGGCCGCCGTTCATCACCGCGATGGTGTCGGCCATGGTCATGGCCTCCTCCTGGTCGTGGGTGACGTGCACGAAGGTGATGCCGACCTCGGTCTGGATCCGCTTGAGCTCCAGCTGCATCTGCCGGCGCAGCTTGAGGTCGAGGGCGCCGAGCGGCTCGTCGAGCAGCAGCACCTGCGGGTGGTTGATCAGCGCGCGGGCGACCGCGACCCGCTGCTGCTGGCCGCCGGAGAGCTGGTGCGGCTTGCGGCGGGCGTACGGGCCGAGCTCGACCAGCTCGAGCATCTCCTCGACCTGCTTCTTGACGTCCTTCTTCCCCCGGCGGCGCAGGCCGAAGGCGACGTTCTCGAAGATGTCCAGGTGCGGGAAGAGCGCGTAGCTCTGGAAAACCGTGTTCACCGGCCGCTTGTACGGCGGCAGCGCGGTGACGTCCTGACCCCCGATCAGGACGGTGCCACTGGTGGGCTCCTCCAGGCCGGCGATCATCCGCAGCGTGGTGGTCTTGCCACAGCCGGAGGCGCCGAGCAGGGCGAAGAAGGAGCCCTGGGGCACGGTCAGGTCGAGCGGGTGGACGGCGGTGAAGGCGCCGTAGGTCTTGCCGATACCGGTGAGGCGTACGTCGCCACCGGCCGTCGCCGCCTCGCGCAGCTGCTCAGTCATGGGGGTGTCTCTCTGTCTGGTGGTGCTCGAAGCCGAGCCGTGGTGGGGGTCAGGCGCCGATCAACTTGGAGAACTTGCCCTCGAAGTCGGTCTCCTCGGCCTCGGTCAGGCTGCGGAAGAGGTGCGTCTTGGCGGCCATCTCCCGGGTCGGGACCACCAGCGGGTTCTCCGCCACCGCGGGCGCGATCTTCGCGAGGTCCGGCTCCATGCCCGCCACCGGGGAGACGTAGCTGATGCCCGCCGTGAGCTGCGCCGCGATCTCGTGCTGGTAGTAGAAGTTGATCAGCAGTTCGGCGTTCTTCTTGTGCTGGGCCTTGGCCGGGACCAGCATGTTGTCGGTGGAGGAGAGGTAGCCCTCCGCCGGGATGACGAACTCGATGTCCGGGTTGTCCGCCCTCAGCTGGATCAGGTCGCCACCCCAGGCGATGCAGGCCGCGATGTCCCCGGAGGACAGCTCCTGGCCGTAGTCGTTGCCGGTGAACTTGCGGATCTGCTTGTTGTCCACGGCCTTCTGCACCCGGGCGATCGCGGCGTCGAAGTCGTCCGCGGTGAACTTCCCGGGCTCCTTGCCCATCGAGAGCAGCACCATGCCGACGGTGTCGCGCATCTCGGAGAGGAAGGTGACCCGCCCCTTCAGCGCCGGGTCGTCCAGCAGCTGGGCGACGCTGGTGACCGCCTTCCCCTTGGTGGCCTTCTTGTTGTAGGCGATCACGGTCTGGATGCTGGTCCAGGGGTACGAGTACTGGCGGCCCGGGTCCCAGTCGGGGGCCCGGAAGCGGGCCTCCAGGTTGGTGAGCGCGTTGGTCAGGTTGGCCGGGTTCAGCTTCTGCGCCCAGCCGAGCCGGATCAGCCGGCCGGCCATCCAGTCGGTCAGCACCACCAGGTCCCGGCCGGTGTCCTGACCGGCCGCCAGCTGCGGCTTGACCTTGCCGAAGAACTCGACGTTGTCGTTGACGTCCTCGGTGTACTTGACCTTGATCCCGGTGGCGGCGGTGAAGGCGTCCAGCGTGGGGCGCTTGGTCTCGTCCTTGGCGTCCACGTCGATGTAGAGCGGCCAGTTGGAGAAGTTGAGCGTCTTGTCGGTGTCCGAGCTGTCCGGCCCGGCGGCCGGCGCGCTCTCGGTGGAGCCGGACTTGGCCGCGGGTATGCCGCAGGCCGCGAGGGTGCCGGTACCGGCCAGCAGGGCGGTGACCTGTACCAAGCGCCGCCGGGTCATCGCGGCCCGGCCGTTGGTCAGACTGCGTTCCCATGCCTTGCGGACGGGAGCTGACATACCGTCGGCGATCTCGTTGAACTCCATGCTGGGGACACCCTTCGGGGGAAGAAGGTGGCGGAGCAGACGGGGGTTATCTGTCTCCGAAGACCGTGCGGTGCCAGTCCTTCCTGGCGACCGCGGTGGTGTCGAACATGACGTGCTTGAGCTGGGTGTACTCGTCCAGCGAGTACTGGGACATGTCCTTGCCGTAGCCGGAGGCCTTGTAGCCGCCGTGCGGCATCTCGCTGATGATCGGGATGTGGTCGTTGACCCAGACGCAGCCGGCCTGGATCTCCCGGGTCGCGCGCAGCGAGCGGTGGATGTCCCGGGTCCACGCGGAGGCGGCCAGGCCGTACGGGGTGTCGTTGGCCAGCCGCAGACCCTCCTCGTCGGAGTCGAAGGGCAGCACGACCAGCACCGGGCCGAAGATCTCGCCCTGCACCACCTCGCTGTCCTGCGGGGCCCCGGTGATCAGGGTGGGGAGGTAGTACGCACCAGGGTTGAGGTCGGTGCCGTCGTGGCCGAGGCCCAGGGCCTGACCACCCGTCACCACCGTGGCGTACGAGCGGGCCCGCTCGACGAAGCCGGCCACCCGGTCCCGGTGGGTGTACGAGACCAGCGGGCCGAGGTCGGTCGCGGGGTTCAGCGGGTGGCCGATCCTGACCTGGCCGTACAGCTCGGCGACCCCCGCCACGAAGGCGTCGTACAGCGGGCGCTGCACGTAGGCGCGGGTCGCGGCGGTGCAGTCCTGGCCGCCGTTGATCAGCGAGGCGGCCACCGCGCCGTGCACGGCGGCGTCCAGGTCGGCGTCGTCGAAGACCACGAACGGGGCCTTGCCGCCGAGCTCCAGGTGGGTGCGCTTGACGCTCGCGGTGGCGAGCTCGGCGACCCGCCGGCCGACCGGGGTGGAGCCGGTGAAGGAGACCATCGCGACGTCCGGGTGCGAGACCAGGTGCTCGCCCGCGCCGCGACCGGCGCCGGTGACCACGTTGACCACACCGTCCGGGATGCCCGCCTCGGTGCAGGCCCGGGCGAACATCAGCGAGGTGAGCGGGGTCAGCTCGGCCGGCTTGAGCACGATGGTGTTGCCCGCCGCGATCGCCGGGAGGATCTTCCAGGCGGCCATCTGCAGCGGGTAGTTCCACGGCGAGATCGAGCCGACCACGCCGATCGCCTCGCGGCGGACGTACGAGGTGTGGTCGCCGGAGTACTCCCCCGCGGCCTTGCCCT
This genomic interval from Kitasatospora gansuensis contains the following:
- a CDS encoding polyamine ABC transporter substrate-binding protein, with amino-acid sequence MEFNEIADGMSAPVRKAWERSLTNGRAAMTRRRLVQVTALLAGTGTLAACGIPAAKSGSTESAPAAGPDSSDTDKTLNFSNWPLYIDVDAKDETKRPTLDAFTAATGIKVKYTEDVNDNVEFFGKVKPQLAAGQDTGRDLVVLTDWMAGRLIRLGWAQKLNPANLTNALTNLEARFRAPDWDPGRQYSYPWTSIQTVIAYNKKATKGKAVTSVAQLLDDPALKGRVTFLSEMRDTVGMVLLSMGKEPGKFTADDFDAAIARVQKAVDNKQIRKFTGNDYGQELSSGDIAACIAWGGDLIQLRADNPDIEFVIPAEGYLSSTDNMLVPAKAQHKKNAELLINFYYQHEIAAQLTAGISYVSPVAGMEPDLAKIAPAVAENPLVVPTREMAAKTHLFRSLTEAEETDFEGKFSKLIGA
- a CDS encoding gamma-aminobutyraldehyde dehydrogenase — translated: MDLTDFSTGAQYIAGRLTEGTGTEPFQVVNPADGSVVQHVTLASTGDVDTAVAAAKAALPAWSSATPGARSEALLRLAAVLAGHAEDFARVETAQTGKPIKLSTEFDVPGTVDNTSFFAGAARNLEGKAAGEYSGDHTSYVRREAIGVVGSISPWNYPLQMAAWKILPAIAAGNTIVLKPAELTPLTSLMFARACTEAGIPDGVVNVVTGAGRGAGEHLVSHPDVAMVSFTGSTPVGRRVAELATASVKRTHLELGGKAPFVVFDDADLDAAVHGAVAASLINGGQDCTAATRAYVQRPLYDAFVAGVAELYGQVRIGHPLNPATDLGPLVSYTHRDRVAGFVERARSYATVVTGGQALGLGHDGTDLNPGAYYLPTLITGAPQDSEVVQGEIFGPVLVVLPFDSDEEGLRLANDTPYGLAASAWTRDIHRSLRATREIQAGCVWVNDHIPIISEMPHGGYKASGYGKDMSQYSLDEYTQLKHVMFDTTAVARKDWHRTVFGDR
- a CDS encoding ABC transporter permease — translated: MSRLLKWVRAHLVVLAGLLALAYLVLPNLVVLAFSFNKPSGKFNYEWNQFSTDAWTDPCGVADMCGSLSLSLQIAVLATVGATVLGTMVAFALARYRFRGRGGATGLIFLPMAMPEVVMAASLGTLFLNMRIPFGFTTILIAHIMFCLSFVVTAVKARVMSMDPRLEQAAQDLYATPVQTFLKVTLPLAAPGIAAGALLSFALSFDDFIITQFNSGPTTVTFPMFVWGASQRGIPVQVNVIGTAMFLAAVVLTVVGQWVGNRRKASA
- a CDS encoding ABC transporter ATP-binding protein; the protein is MTEQLREAATAGGDVRLTGIGKTYGAFTAVHPLDLTVPQGSFFALLGASGCGKTTTLRMIAGLEEPTSGTVLIGGQDVTALPPYKRPVNTVFQSYALFPHLDIFENVAFGLRRRGKKDVKKQVEEMLELVELGPYARRKPHQLSGGQQQRVAVARALINHPQVLLLDEPLGALDLKLRRQMQLELKRIQTEVGITFVHVTHDQEEAMTMADTIAVMNGGRVEQLGAPADLYENPGSTFVANFLGQSNLIPAEVTGSADGSLLLSAGGTRLAVPRARCATEASSVYLGVRPEKITIAGADSEVAEGRNRLTGTVVDSSFIGVSTQYVVRAETGQELAVFEQNMDRDTRLTPGAPVVLHWNPAHSFGLDAAQAIDAGTGEAAA
- a CDS encoding ABC transporter permease translates to MTATTEAAPTQVIPPQERPPRRRLTPYWLLLPGLAWLVVFFVVPMVYQASTSLQTGSLEQGFQLTWHFSTYWDALSEYKWHFVRSFGFSAVATLLCLAIGYPLAYTIAFKASKRWRNVILILVIAPFFTSFLIRTLAWKTILSDSGPVVETLNALHLLSLTDALGLTTGQRLLATPLAVICGLTYNFLPFMILPLYTSLERIDPRLHEAAGDLYARPFTTFRKVTFPISLPGVVAGTLLTFIPASGDYINAQLLGSPSEQMIGNAIQKQFLNVLDYPTAAALSFILMALILGMVTVYMRKAGTEELV